GTCAAGATAAGGTACGCACAACGAAATCCTGCAATGCAAGCGATAATCGACGCAGAGGTGAATAAACTAATGAGTCGCGGATGTATAGAACCATCACACAGCCCATATAGTTTCCCAATTacattagttaaaaaaaaaaatggaacgtGGCGAACCTGTATGGACTTCCGACAATTGAATTTACGATCTGTCCCCGATGCTTACCCTCTACCGCGGATTGATGCCATTCTAAATAGACTTCGTAACGCCAAATTTATAAGCAGCATCGACTTGAAGGATGGTTACTGGCAAATACCATTGGATGAGGAAAGCAAGAAATATACTGCTTTCGCTGTATCTGGTCGAGGTTTGTATCAATGGCGTGTAATGCCTTTTGGACTGCATTCAGCACCTGCCACATTTCAACGAGCTTTAGACAGAGTGATAGGGCCGGAGATGGAGCCACACGCCTTTGCTTATTTGGACGACATTATTGTAATCGGTGCTACATTCGAGGAACATTTGGCAAATTTAAATGAGGTTTTTCGACGCTTGAGAgcagcaaatttaaaaatcaatcctgaaaaatgtgaatttttcAAAACCGAAACGAAGTACTTAGGTCATGTGGTGACCAAAAATGGTATTCAAACAGACCCCAACAAAGTATCGGCCATAAGAGACATGTCCCCTCCAAAGAATTTGAAAGAAGTCCGAAGGTTCCTGGGCGTCACATCTTGGTATCGTCGTTTCGTTGCAGACTTCGCTACAATTTCAAAACCACTGACCCAACTCTTAAAAAAGGGTAAACATTGGAAATGGGGAGAAGAACAACAACATGCTTTTAATTTACTGAAGAAAAGATTGACAGAAGCCCCAGTGCTATCCTGCCCTGATTTTACTAAACCTTTTGTCCTACAAACAGACGCAAGTGATTACGGGCTCGGAGtagttttaacacaaaatctGGATGACACCGAGAGGGTAATATCTTACGCAAGTCGACATCTAAATGGAGCAGAAAAGAATTACTCGACTACAGAAAAAGAATGTTTGGCTATAGTATGGGGAATTCGTAAAATGAGGCCCTACTTAGAAGGTTACGAATTTGTTGTAATAACCGATCATCTATCCCTAAAATGGTTAAATAACATCGACAATCCGACCGGCAGATTAGCACGATGGGCTCTAGAGTTGCAACAATTTAACTTCCACGTTGAGTATAGAAAAGGAAGACAGAATGTGGTAGCAGACGCTTTGTCACGACAGCCGGTAGAGAACATTAACATGATTCAAACAAACAGTTCTGATTCATGTCCATGGTTAAAAGCACGAATAGCCGAAGTAAGTCAACAACCCGAAAAATTTTCCGATTACGCCATAGTGAATAATCagttatataaacatttttcgcGAGATATAAATGATGAAGACAGCACGCCATGGAAATTATGTGTTGCCTCCCCATTGAGAGAGCAGGTTATCAAAGAAAATCATGATGCAGCAACAGGTGGTCATCTGGGAATAAGAAAAACTATCAATAAGGTCGCTGCCCGGTATTACTGGCCAAAGCTGTCCAAAGATATTTGTCGTTACGTTCGCAGATGTGAGTCGTGCCAACGATATAAGGTAAATCAACAGCTACCAGCAGGAGAAATGCTTACCCGTATTCCCGAAGAGCCTTGGGCCACCATTTGCGCCGATTTCGTGGGTCCACTACCAAGGAGTAAACATGGTAACACGATGCTTCTTGTATTCTTTGACAACTTTTCGAAATGGTGTGAGTTAGTACCTTTAAGAAAAGCTACAGCGGAAGGCCTCGTTAAATCATTCCGTGAACGCATCTTGGCACGTTATGGTGCCCCAAAAGTTATCATTACGGACAATGGAACGCAGTTCACATCGAGGGTTTTCAAAAGATGTTTAGAAGACATTGGGGTACATCAACAGTTCACGGCTCCCTACACTCCACAGGAGAATCCCACAGAAAGAGCTAATCGAACCATCAAAACAATTATTGCCCAGTTATCTGATAAGCAGCATAACACATGGGACAAGCTTTTACCTGAAATAATGTTGGCCGTCAATACCAGTGTCTCCGAATCAACGGGTTACTCTCCTGCCTATATTACACAAGGCCGGGAACCTCGTCTTCCAAAAGCCCTCTATGATGAGGTCACAATGGGCACAGGAGCGCGGAACCCAAATCCGGATGAACGAGCCAACGAACTGAAAGAAGTTTTTTCTATCGTTAGAAGAAACATAGTGAAGGCTTCACAAACCCAGCAACGCCGCTATAATTTGCGCCGTCGCAATTGGAAACCAAAAATTGGTGATCAAGTTCTAGTTCGTCAACATCCTCTATCCAAAGCCATTGATAACTTCGCTGCTAAACTCGCACCGAAGTATGGGGGGCCTTATATAATCAAGGGATTTGTGTCCCCGGTTATCGTGCAAATACTTGGAAAGAATGGCTATATGCGAACTGCGCATCTGAGTGAATTGAAATCATATTGCTataaaaaatcataatcattcgtataaataaattttctttttgtgtttATCTTCCAGATCCAACatcgaaataaaaagaaaaaaatatatatcctCGAAAAAAATGAGTGACGacagaaaaaagttcgaaaacaCTCGCAAAAGGTTCCGACAAAACATGGAAAAGGAGAAGGCCAAGGTGAGAAAAACGATTTTCCTCGATGATGACGATGTTCCTACTACCAGTAGAGGTAAAAATAATGCATCTAGTCAACGATTTGGAGCTGGAACCAACAGAAAGTCACGGCCACCAACTAAAAAGAGCGAGCCAGCATGTTATTATCGCATGTCAACCCATGATAATAACCATAAGACGCAGTCCTTTGTGGAGCAGGAGGTAGAGCCGGAAAATTTGAATGAAAATCCCTGGTTCAAGGAGccagaaataattattttggaCGATGAAACTGAAACTCCGCCGCGACCCGATGAAGATGACACGTGTTTCATCGGCCTGCCTGAGGCCGAATCTCTTTTGACCGGGCCATATCTACCAATATTAGAGGAAATCCAACGCACTTTCTTTGGGTTTGATGACCGAACAATCTGTGTGCGACCACGAACACCTCCTTCACCACTTCCTCCCAGATCACCATCATCGTTAGACTGGGAGAACGAAAATTTCCATCCACCCACGCCCCCTCCTAGACAAGGGTTGGGTTCTGTGGAAATAAAAGATCGGCAGTACCTTCACTTGGGAATGAGATGCTATGAAAGATCACTGGTAGTTCGTTTAATGGTTCCTTCAACGCAACCAACAGAAGGGATTTGCTATCAATCCGTAAACGAATGCCATACAGTTGAACCGGAAGCGTACGTGGATTTAACTACTGAATCACCGCACTCAGTTTCATCTTGTGTccaaattaattcaaataatgAGCGCATCCCTATTACACCAGGCAGGGATTGGCTTAGTCCAAGGACCGGAATGTACCAAAATTCACCGTTAAATGTTCGCCATCTTACCGTCACAAAGGAGACCTCGCCCTTGCCATTTCACCAACCTCCAATAATCAGAGTTACGCCATCATCATCTTCTTCTaaatcatcgtcatcatcttcTGCTAAACCATCACCGTTACCTAGATCCTCACCAAAATCattgtcatcatcatcaccgtcttctaaatcatcatcatcaccgtcttctaaatcatcatcatcaccgtcttctaaatcatcatcatcaccgtcttctaaatcatcatcatcaccgtcttctaaatcatcatcatcaccgtcttctaaatcatcatcatcaccgtcTTCTAAATCACCATCATCTTCTTCTAAACCATTACCGTTACCCGAACCTGCACAAAAATCATCGCCATCATCATCTTCTACTAAATCATCATCTTCATCAAACTCATCACCATCAACATCTTCATCAAACTCATCGCCATCATCAACATCTTCATCAAACTCATCGCCATCACCATCTTCATCAAAACCCTCACCTGCATCTGTACTTGTACAAACAAAGGATTCAGTGCCATCCCGTTCGACAACACCACCCATTCCAACGAGCCCAAAAACGATACCTTTGTCACAAGCTCCggagaaaataaaacaactgaTAAATGAAGTACTAGCTGGTCGAAAAGGACAGAAACAACTACGCTTGATGAGGATAGTCAAGGGACAGCATTTTCGAATATTGGTATCTCGAAGCGGAAACGTTCGGATTTTGTGGATACAGACAGAGGGGGAGGGAGAGTAGTGTAACGTCGAAAGTCAGAGTTCGTTTTCGACAACACAAATAAAacctttaaatattatttattttatttttttttattattttattgtctttgaaattaaactgtatgaattttgttattaatctGTTTTATTTAAGTAATTGATTTAAATGTAACtgcttttaatataaacaacgCCATCTATTATTCAGTGGCATAAACAAGTAGTCATTCCTACCATGGAATACAACACTACCAGTGTGTGAAAGATAAAATAGTACGCAAATTTTATAACTGTGTGTGTAGTGTTCTAGGGTATAAAAGGCGTGCAATTGCTGAACATCGATCAGTCGGTAAGGAAGTGACCAAGCGGTAAGAACAAATTTTGGTGAGGAGATTAACTCTCcccaaatattttcttattgggTACTTAAGGACAAATAGTGAGAGAGTAGTGATACATACAGAAGTTAAACTTCTAATTTGTCCACTATATTTCTGCCTAAAAAATCACTGAAGTTAACCTTCAAAGATTGTGGCATCTCTCAATTGTTCGTTAAACAGCACCTGGTTGCGGAGATTAAATCTCCAAATACTCAATTTTAGAACAAAATAGTTCTCCGCCAGCCTCCTCAACAGCAGTTTTACATAGTGTCAAGTTTTATGTTAAGTGTTTTGTGTTAAAATAAAGTACGCTTTATAACGTGGTGTGAAATAAAGTGTTTTATTTCGACGACCCTGGACTCCGCTGAACTTACCCCAGCAACCAGCGGAAACGTGTCGTTACAAGAGTTCCCCAGTAGGGATGAATGGATACGAtcaactgttgttgttgttgtagcagcgtaaacaattttacaatatttaatctggAGGTTCTGCAAtatcaagtccaagaaattgtgctacttcaGCTGGATGGGTCCATGAATCTATTGGACGTAGTGAAGTAGGGCTGACTGTACAGTTGAAAATGTGGAGGGTATAATGAGGACCCTGACCAtatgctgggcataagttgaggaaggcacggtctatgcgggaccaGAAGGACCATCCTGATCTTTGgtgtgccagaacgactcttgttttccgcggcagaatcttctcggcgtttgttatcggtggtgggcgacctaaaagtacgacattcatacggtatcctgctaccaGGGAATTGATGGAgtctctatgaatgtcgttaaaagctgtcatatacgagctgCGATCCAATGAATCCTGCTTTCTTCGTTTTTTCTAAGGTTCTGTCTGACATTCCTCGGGGGAGACTCCAACcgtgtgatgttgaagtttggatgactcctcggTAACATCGCAGAAGGAACTGTTGTGTCAGCTTGACGTTATGTTCCTTGACCGATAGAACCCTAGTTTCCTAGGAGGTAATTTGGAGGCAGCCTTTGACGGTCATTAAGGCTGAATTTTCACTGCTTTGAATACCTCTCCACTGAGTATCACTTAACGAAGGAtactggagcagcatagttaaccactgaccggccaatcgtcttgtagattgctagcaaggtttctttgtTGCAGTTTATGCGTTATTGCAGTGGCGTGTGCTGAGGaggtaaaaaggctatcaaaagCGACAGACCAGATTTTCGGATGGTTCACAGTCGGAATTTGTATGCCGTCGACCATGATGCCTAAGTTGAGTTTTACCCCTCCTTCGTCCAGGTGGTGAAGAGTGTTGCCTATGACTTCGTTTGGTGATAGCTACAGGCTACGTGCAGTAAAGAAATTGTGGATTTCGTTGAGATAACCATTTACCAAACCAAATTTACCGATCAACTGTTCGAAAGGGTTGCTGCTTTCATTGACAGATCCAAAATGGACTCTGGTATAGGGGCCGGTGTTTATATCGTCGACAATGATATTAGACTCTCTGACGAATACAACGTCTTCCTGGCAGAGATCTttcgcgatctggaaagccaGATCCGTGACTCCACTAACCAATCTTGGAATAGTAGGACGGATTTTCAAGTGTCCAAAGCCTTTTGGCCAAAACTGGATGCAAAGGCTATCAAAACACTAATTGGATTGGATAGGTGTTGTCTGAGAattctagtaggagtgataatCGGCCATTGCTCAATTGGGGCCtttatagatttttgtaaaGTGTGAGGGGCTGTAGAGGATGTGGAGACAGTAGAGCACATTATATTCAATTGCCCGAGACTACAGAGTCATAGATTGAAATGGCTAGGTTACAGATTTCTAGATGAACATGGGAGTATTGCTGTCTGTAAATTGGATAACATACTAGGTTTTATCAGGGAAATAGGCTGGCTATTTAAAGGTGAATTCAAATACTATGTAACCACTTTTCCTTCTTTACGCAGAGAAAGAAATATCCACTTTTTGTTTATCCTTTCTTCTTCTTTCTGTTCTTTATGTCCCTTTTTTAGGAATGGAGTACTTTTTCTTCTTAACTGACTCCTGAAGGAAATAACAATAGACCTTAAGTGCCCTGGAGACGATCAAATAAACCCGTCAATCAGTGCATATGTGTGAGTGTCGTATGCTTGAAGCTTTAAAGGAGACGTACAAATAAATACGTCAATCACCATTTGTATTTGGAAGCACTTTTCcattattaccaaaaatctcGAAGATACTGACGTTTTTTTAGTTAATCAGAGACGTAAAACACATAATATGGATATTTTGTTTCATCCGTGAACGGCAAACACAAAGCAAATGAAATTTGATTGTCAATCACAACGGAGACGATCAAATAATGAGtcgtcaaataaaaaaatcaaaactttttgatgTTTATCAATCATTGCC
The nucleotide sequence above comes from Calliphora vicina chromosome 1, idCalVici1.1, whole genome shotgun sequence. Encoded proteins:
- the LOC135949195 gene encoding prostatic spermine-binding protein-like, with the translated sequence MGGVVERDGTESFVCTSTDAGEGFDEDGDGDEFDEDVDDGDEFDEDVDGDEFDEDDDLVEDDDGDDFCAGSGNGNGLEEDDGDLEDGDDDDLEDGDDDDLEDEDGDDDDLEDGDDDDLEDGDDDDNDFGEDLGNGDGLAEDDDDDLEEDDDGVTLIIGGW